The DNA region CTATAACCCCGATATTGTTTTAGGTGAAGGACGTATCAGTGTAGAGCAGGCTCTATCGATACTCGTAAAACGGGTCGGCTTTTTAGAAGGGGTTGTTCTCAGTGGCGGTGAATGTACTCTCTATAGCGATTTGATCCCTTTTTGTCATTCCATAAAAAATATGGGATATAAGATTAAAATAGATACAAACGGGATGCGTCCCGATGTGATTCGACAGCTCTTAGAAGCAAATCTTCTTGATTATGTGGCGCTTGATTACAAAGCACCGGATTCAAAAATGAAAGATATCTGCGGAGGCGGTTCAGAAAAACGATTTTGGGAGTGTTTCGACACGCTTCAGTCCTTTAATATGAAGTTTGAAGTACGAACGACGTTCCATTCTGATCTCCTTAGCGAAGAGGAAATAATCATGATGAGCAATAAATTGAAAGCGATGGGGTATCAGAATCCCTTTTATGTACAGCTTTTTCGAGAGGGCGTCAAAACATTAGGGATGGTAGAAACCCCTATGCATTCGGCAGATATTGAACTTTTATCTCAATTCGTCACACTTCGTCAATAAATTGACTTAGGTCAAAGCTTTTGGTTTTGAAACAATCTATAATTTTCCATATCAACAGTAGGAGCTTTGTATGAAAAAAAGTTTAATGGTAGTAGCAACATTGATCGCTTTAGGTTTTGTGAGTGCTCATGCAGCAGAAGATGGTGCAGCACTTTATAAAAAATGTGTATCCTGTCATGGTGCCGCTGGAGAAAAAGCGGCACTCGGTAAAAGTAAAATCATTAAAGAAATGAGTGCCGCACAAATTACAACTGCACTGAAAGGGTACAAAGATGGCAGTTACGGCGGAGCACAAAAAGGTCTTATGAAAGGGCAAGTAGCATCCCTCAATGATGCTCAAATCACTGCACTCGCTACTCACATCGCAAAATAATCTTCTTCACCCCTCGGGGTGATCTTTCCAGACAGTGTTTCCTTTCTTTTGCTTGACCTCCTATAGAAGAAAATCACTGTTTGGACAAATCTACTTTTCAACTCTTTTTAGTTTATAAATTCATCATTCCTTGACTCAGGTCAATTTTTAAAACTACTTATTACATTAGAATTATCAGTGTAAATAAAAAGAAGGCGCCTCTGAAGAGTTTTTTGAAAAAGAATTTTTTAGAGGTGCCAACAAAAATAATCCATTAAAAAGGATCAACAATGCAAGAAAGTCGTAGAGATTTTTTAAAAGCCAGTGCAGCGACTGCTGCAGCTACTGCCGTAGGTATGGTTTTACCGAGTGAGGTTGAAGCTGCGTCCAAAGCAGGTGAATCAGGATGGCGCTGGGACAAAGCGGTATGCCGTTTCTGCGGAACAGGTTGTGGTGTTATGGTCGCAACCCAAAATGATAAAATTATCGCCGTCAAAGGGGATCCGGCAGCTCCGGTGAATAAAGGGCTAAATTGTATCAAAGGATATTTCCTCGCGAAAATCATGTACGGAGCAGACCGTTTGACTCAGCCATTGTTACGTGTTGGAGCCAATGGAGAGTTTAGCAAACAAGGGAAATTTCAACCGGTGAGTTGGGAAAGAGCCTTTGATGTCATGGCGGATAAGTTCAAAGAAACGTATGCTAAAAACGGTCCTACATCAGTAGGGGTATTCGGTTCGGGTCAATATACGATTCATGAAGGTTACGCTGCACTCAAACTGATGAAAGCAGGTTTTCGATCTAATAATATTGACCCTAATGCTCGTCACTGTATGGCCTCTGCGGTTACAGGATTTATGCAAACGTTCGGTATCGATGAACCGGCAGGCTGTTACGATGATATCGAGCTAACCGATACGATTATTACGTGGGGTGCGAATATGGCAGAGATGCACCCGATCCTTTGGTCACGCGTATCCGATCGTAAACTCACCAACAAAGCAAAAGTAAAAGTAGTTAATCTCTCTACCTATACACAACGTACTTCGGATTTGGCTGATATCGAGATTATTTTCAGACCAAGTACCGATTTGGCGATTTGGAACTACATTGCACGTGAGTTAGTTTACAATGCTCCTGAATCCATCGACTGGAAATACGTCAAAGAAAACTGTGTATTTGCCACAAGCTGGGTGGATACCGGATATGGAATGCGTAACAACGCTAACCATCCAAAATTCCGTGAATCGGAAAAAGATACGGTAGCTAAAGAGGTTGCGAAAAAAGTGGGCGCGTTAGAGGGTCCTGCACTCAAACCGTTCGGGTATGAGACAGGTGAGACCATGAAAATGACTCACAATGCAACTGCTGCTGAAAACTGGGTTATTACGTTTGAAGAATTTAAACGTGGTTTAGCACCGTATACTCTCGATTATGTTGCGAGTGTTGCTAAAGGAAATCCGGATGAGGATATCGAAGCGTTCAAGAAAAAACTCAAAGCGCTTGCCGATCTCTATATCGAAAAAGGGCGTAAAGTCGTCAGTTTCTGGACAATGGGCTTCAATCAGCATACACGTGGTACATGGGTAAATTCTCAATCGTACATGGTGCATATGTTACTCGGAAAACAAGCTAAACCGGGTTCAGGTGCATTCTCTCTTACCGGTCAGCCATCGGCGTGTGGAACAGCGCGTGAAGTAGGAACATTTAGCCACCGTCTCCCTGCGGATATGGTCGTTATGAATCCTAAACACCGTGAACACTCTGAACACATCTGGAAAGTACCGGCAGGAACAATTAACCCGGTTCCAGGCAGTCACTATGTACAGATTATGCGTGATTTAGAAGATGGTAAAGTGAAATGGGCATGGGTTCAGGTTAATAACCCATGGCAAGATACCGCCAATGCCAACCACTGGATTAAAGCAGCACGTGAGATGGATAACTTCATCGTCTGTTCGGATGCTTATCCGGGTATTTCAGCAAAAGTAGCCGATTTGATCCTCCCATCGGCGATGATTTATGAGAAATGGGGTGGATACGGTAACGCCGAACGCCGTACACAACAATGGAAACAGCAAGTTACTCCAGTCGGTCAAGCGATGGGTGATTTGTGGCAAACGGCAGAATTTGCCAAACGGTTCACCCTTGCCGAAGTGTGGAAAGAATGGAAAATCAACGATAAAGTGACGATCCCAAGTGTACTAGGTGAAGCTCAAAAAATGGGATACAAACCGAGCGATACATTGTTCGATGTCTTGTTTGCGAATAAAGAGGCGAAAAGCTATAAATGGCCTGATCCGATCGGGAAAGGGTTTGATAACACCGAAGCTGGCGGTGATAAACGTAATGTCCTCGGAAGCGATGGTAAGCCATTTAAAGGATACGGTTTCTTTATCCATAAATATATTTGGGAAGAGTATCGTAAATTCGGTCTTGGTCATGGACATGACTTGGCTGATTTCGATACCTACCACCGTGTGCGCGGATTGAAATGGCCGGTTGTTAATGGCAAAGAGACACAATGGCGTTTTAACGCGAAATACGATCCGTATGCGAAGAAAACAGGACGTGAATTTGCCTTCTACGGTGAATTTAGCAAAGTGATCCAACAAGGAACTCTTGCCGGACCGGATGCATCCAAACCAAAAGTGGATTTGAGCAATAAAGCGAAAATTTTCATGCACCCTTATATGGAACCGCCTGAAACTCCGAGTAAAGAGTATCCATTGTGGCTCTGTACGGGACGTGTACTCGAACATTGGCACTCTGGAACGATGACCATGCGTGTACCTGAACTCTATCGAGCAGTTCCTGAGGCTCTTTGTTATATGCATCCTCAAACGGCTAAAGATATGGGGGCAAAAGACGGTGAACTGGTATGGGTTGAATCACGTCGCGGTAAAGTAAAAGCCCGTGTTGAAACACGAGGACGTAATCGACCTCCTAAATCATTGGTATTTGTTCCATGGTTCGATGAAAAAGTGTATATCAACAAAGTATGTTTAGATGCAACCTGTCCAATCTCTAAACAAACCGACTACAAAAAATGTGCGGTCAAGGTCTATAAGGCTTAACCATGGCAACGGAAAAACAGCCCCCGATGAGTGAACGTCGCCGATTTTTATTGCAAGCATTGCAAGGGATTGGATTAGCGACACTTGGGGCATTGACATGGAGTGCATACATCGATGAAGCGAGTGCCGCTTCTCTCGTACTGCGACCTCCGGGAGCACTGAGCGAAGAAGACTTTTTATCGCATTGTATTCGCTGCGGGTTGTGTGTCGAAGCGTGTCCATATGATACGCTCAAACTTGCCCGTGCCGGAGATAATGTGCCGGTAGGGACACCGTATTTTATCGCGCGGGAAATTCCGTGTTATATGTGTAAAGACATTCCCTGTGTCCCACCGTGTCCTACGGGTGCGTTGGAGGAGTCATTGGTCATGAAAATGGCGAAAGACGGTCATAAAGTTTTCGATATCGGCATGGCGAAAATGGGGATAGCGGTGATCGATTCGGATCAATGCGTCGCCTTTTGGGGTGTTCAGTGTGACGCTTGTTATCGAGCTTGTCCATTGATCAATCAGGCGATTGTCATCGATCAGAGTCGAAATGAGCGTACAGGGAAACATGCCCTAATGGTTCCTCGTGTTATCGGTGATGTGTGTACCGGATGTGGAATGTGCGAAAAAGCGTGTGTGACTGAGAAAGCCTCTATTTTTGTCTTGCCTCTGGAAGTTGCTAAAGGGAAAGCCGGAAGCAATTACATCAAAGGATGGGATGAAAAAGATGAAAAACGTTTGGAAACCCAAACAGGGGGCGGTGAAACGACTGTAACCCCGACCAGTTCTCAAAAGCCGGTCGATTATTTAAATGATGAGGAGTTTTAAATGGAGTGGCTTAAAAAACACCGATTTTTAATTCTTCGCCGTTTGATACAAATTTCCATGATTGTGCTCTACTTTGCGGCACACGCATGGGGATGGAAAGTTCTTGAAGGTAATCTGGGGAGCTCATTGGTTGTGGGAACGATCCCTTTAGCTGATCCGTTTGCAGTGATTCAAATGTCTGCAGCGGGTGCGTTGCTGGGGCTGGATGTACTCATCGGAGCTGCCATCATAACGCTGTTCTACGCCATCATCGGCGGAAGAGCTTTTTGCAGCTGGGTGTGTCCGATCAATATGGTGAGTGATGCAGCCAATGGATTGCGCCGTATATTACGGATTAACGAAGTAGAGCGTAGAGTCGTTATAAGTCGACATCTTCGTTATTGGGTATTAGCACTCTCTATCGCCCTTTCAGCGATTTTTGGAGTAGCGGCATTTGAATTTATCAGTCCTATCGGGATGCTGAATCGTGGCCTTATTTTTGGTATAGGATTTGGTGGAGCTGTAGTGGCAGGTGTTTTTCTCTTCGATTTGTTTGGAGTGAAAAACGGGTTTTGCGGTCATCTGTGTCCGTTGGGCGGATTTTATTCGCTCATTGGCCGATTCAGTCTGATCCGCGTAAAACACAATCAGGAAAAATGTACATTGTGTATGAAATGTACCGCGATTTGTCCTGAAAAACCGGTCTTACATATGATCGGTAAACGAAGTGAATTTGTCGCCATGGGTGAGTGTACTAACTGTGCTCGCTGTATCGAAGTGTGTGATGATGACGCTTTAAATTTTGATATTCGCTTATTTAAACAACAGGATAAGGAGTAAACACATGAAACGTAATGTGATTAGTATCGTAACCGCAGCTTTAGTATTAGGCAGTGTAGTGCTCTTGGGAGCAGGGAAAGAGGTTCAGATTGCTGACGAGTCGTTAGGACTTTCAAAAGTAAGTGTTGATGCAGATAGCGGTTTGGTTGAAAAACCTTTTGTCTATAAAGGAACGGCTCCGGGTGCAGGAAACAAACGTATTCCTCGTACATATGATAATCAACCGCCTATGATTCCGCATGATATCAGCGAATTGCCGATCATCACACAGGAAGAAAACGCATGTACTTCATGTCATATGCCGGATGTTGCTCCAAGTGTCGGAGCAATTCCTATCCCAAAATCGCATTTGACAAATTTGCGTAAAATGGAAGATCTAAAAGGAGAATTGTATCAAGGCCGCTGGAATTGTACACAATGTCATGCACCTCAGGCTGTACTCGATCCTGCAGTGATGAACAAATTCAAAGGGGCATACCATAAAAAAATCGGTGGAGAGTACAAAACAAATCTGATGAAAACGCTTCGAGAAGGGGTGTTGGAAGATCCATCCGGCTCATTTGATCTCAATAAAGATTTGGTAGCAGATTAATATGGACTCACGTCGCGGATTTTTTACCTCATTGGTTGCACTTGCTACAGGTGGAGGAAAAGAAAAGAAACCTTTTCATCCTCTTCTGCCCGGTTTTATCACAGAAAAACGCGATAACTGCCTGAGCTGTACTACTTCTGCATGTAAAAATATTTGTGAAGAAGGGATTGTGATTCATACAGAGTCTACAGTTCCCTATCTTGATTTTTCACGTCGAGGGTGCACATTCTGCGGAGAGTGTATCACTGCCTGTGAAAGCGATTGTTTTATTGCAGAGCCAATAACCAAGATTAAAGCGGAAGTACGGATCGGTATTTTGGGCTGTTTGGCATGGAATAAAACAATCTGTCGCAGTTGTGCTGATGTTTGTAACGATAAAGCGATACAATTTAACGGACTCTTTAATCCTGAAATTGATACACAGAAATGTACAGCCTGCGGTTTTTGTGTCGGGGTATGCCCAGCTTATACTATAAGTATCTATTCGCCAAAGGTGAGCACATGAACTTTTTATTTTTCGTACTATTTTCCTCATTGACACTCTATGCTGGAGTTATCTCTCCAAAAGTCAGTGTTAAAACCTCTTCACCGGTTTTGGATTTTGTGGTGAGAGGGAATGATGTTTGGGCAGGAACCGCGAACGGGGAAGCTTTGCAAATCACCGTAAAAGGTAAAATCATTTCCAAAACAGTGCTTCCGGCTATCGAAGATTCATGGGGTGAAAAAATAAAGCAGAAAATCATGAGTATTGATCTCTCATCGGATGCTAAAACGTTGATCGTAGCAGGAGAAGATGGTTGTTTATATACGATTCGTGAGGGGAAAATTACTAAAACTGCTTATTCTACAAAAACTGTCGTGAAAAAAATTGCCTTTATT from Sulfuricurvum kujiense DSM 16994 includes:
- a CDS encoding anaerobic ribonucleoside-triphosphate reductase activating protein; protein product: MNRTNVMLPLYDITPFTLLDFPDTPAAIFWFAGCNLRCLYCYNPDIVLGEGRISVEQALSILVKRVGFLEGVVLSGGECTLYSDLIPFCHSIKNMGYKIKIDTNGMRPDVIRQLLEANLLDYVALDYKAPDSKMKDICGGGSEKRFWECFDTLQSFNMKFEVRTTFHSDLLSEEEIIMMSNKLKAMGYQNPFYVQLFREGVKTLGMVETPMHSADIELLSQFVTLRQ
- a CDS encoding c-type cytochrome translates to MKKSLMVVATLIALGFVSAHAAEDGAALYKKCVSCHGAAGEKAALGKSKIIKEMSAAQITTALKGYKDGSYGGAQKGLMKGQVASLNDAQITALATHIAK
- the napA gene encoding nitrate reductase catalytic subunit NapA; the protein is MQESRRDFLKASAATAAATAVGMVLPSEVEAASKAGESGWRWDKAVCRFCGTGCGVMVATQNDKIIAVKGDPAAPVNKGLNCIKGYFLAKIMYGADRLTQPLLRVGANGEFSKQGKFQPVSWERAFDVMADKFKETYAKNGPTSVGVFGSGQYTIHEGYAALKLMKAGFRSNNIDPNARHCMASAVTGFMQTFGIDEPAGCYDDIELTDTIITWGANMAEMHPILWSRVSDRKLTNKAKVKVVNLSTYTQRTSDLADIEIIFRPSTDLAIWNYIARELVYNAPESIDWKYVKENCVFATSWVDTGYGMRNNANHPKFRESEKDTVAKEVAKKVGALEGPALKPFGYETGETMKMTHNATAAENWVITFEEFKRGLAPYTLDYVASVAKGNPDEDIEAFKKKLKALADLYIEKGRKVVSFWTMGFNQHTRGTWVNSQSYMVHMLLGKQAKPGSGAFSLTGQPSACGTAREVGTFSHRLPADMVVMNPKHREHSEHIWKVPAGTINPVPGSHYVQIMRDLEDGKVKWAWVQVNNPWQDTANANHWIKAAREMDNFIVCSDAYPGISAKVADLILPSAMIYEKWGGYGNAERRTQQWKQQVTPVGQAMGDLWQTAEFAKRFTLAEVWKEWKINDKVTIPSVLGEAQKMGYKPSDTLFDVLFANKEAKSYKWPDPIGKGFDNTEAGGDKRNVLGSDGKPFKGYGFFIHKYIWEEYRKFGLGHGHDLADFDTYHRVRGLKWPVVNGKETQWRFNAKYDPYAKKTGREFAFYGEFSKVIQQGTLAGPDASKPKVDLSNKAKIFMHPYMEPPETPSKEYPLWLCTGRVLEHWHSGTMTMRVPELYRAVPEALCYMHPQTAKDMGAKDGELVWVESRRGKVKARVETRGRNRPPKSLVFVPWFDEKVYINKVCLDATCPISKQTDYKKCAVKVYKA
- the napG gene encoding ferredoxin-type protein NapG — its product is MATEKQPPMSERRRFLLQALQGIGLATLGALTWSAYIDEASAASLVLRPPGALSEEDFLSHCIRCGLCVEACPYDTLKLARAGDNVPVGTPYFIAREIPCYMCKDIPCVPPCPTGALEESLVMKMAKDGHKVFDIGMAKMGIAVIDSDQCVAFWGVQCDACYRACPLINQAIVIDQSRNERTGKHALMVPRVIGDVCTGCGMCEKACVTEKASIFVLPLEVAKGKAGSNYIKGWDEKDEKRLETQTGGGETTVTPTSSQKPVDYLNDEEF
- the napH gene encoding quinol dehydrogenase ferredoxin subunit NapH; the protein is MEWLKKHRFLILRRLIQISMIVLYFAAHAWGWKVLEGNLGSSLVVGTIPLADPFAVIQMSAAGALLGLDVLIGAAIITLFYAIIGGRAFCSWVCPINMVSDAANGLRRILRINEVERRVVISRHLRYWVLALSIALSAIFGVAAFEFISPIGMLNRGLIFGIGFGGAVVAGVFLFDLFGVKNGFCGHLCPLGGFYSLIGRFSLIRVKHNQEKCTLCMKCTAICPEKPVLHMIGKRSEFVAMGECTNCARCIEVCDDDALNFDIRLFKQQDKE
- a CDS encoding nitrate reductase cytochrome c-type subunit, which encodes MKRNVISIVTAALVLGSVVLLGAGKEVQIADESLGLSKVSVDADSGLVEKPFVYKGTAPGAGNKRIPRTYDNQPPMIPHDISELPIITQEENACTSCHMPDVAPSVGAIPIPKSHLTNLRKMEDLKGELYQGRWNCTQCHAPQAVLDPAVMNKFKGAYHKKIGGEYKTNLMKTLREGVLEDPSGSFDLNKDLVAD
- a CDS encoding 4Fe-4S dicluster domain-containing protein produces the protein MDSRRGFFTSLVALATGGGKEKKPFHPLLPGFITEKRDNCLSCTTSACKNICEEGIVIHTESTVPYLDFSRRGCTFCGECITACESDCFIAEPITKIKAEVRIGILGCLAWNKTICRSCADVCNDKAIQFNGLFNPEIDTQKCTACGFCVGVCPAYTISIYSPKVST